The following proteins are co-located in the Siansivirga zeaxanthinifaciens CC-SAMT-1 genome:
- a CDS encoding prohibitin family protein, translated as MDRLPKIAFPLIIGAVILIVLLSKSSVTIGSGQAGVLYKTFDNGVVTDEPPMGEGFHIVAPWNKVFIYEVRQQELFEKMKVLSSNGLEIQIDASAWYQPVTRNLGKLHQTLGQDYLQRVIQPSIRSAARSVVGRYTPEQLYSSKRDAIQDEIFLETKKILEKQYVQLNEVLVRDVTLPNTIKDAIERKLKQEQESLEYEFRLVTAEKEAEKVRIEAQGKADANRILSASLNSMILQDKGIDATLKLSESPNSKVIVIGSGDGGLPIILGNQ; from the coding sequence ATGGACAGATTACCAAAAATTGCATTTCCTTTAATTATAGGAGCAGTTATTTTAATTGTATTACTATCAAAATCTTCTGTAACCATAGGTTCTGGTCAGGCAGGTGTATTATATAAAACATTCGATAATGGTGTTGTAACCGACGAACCACCAATGGGTGAGGGCTTTCATATTGTTGCGCCTTGGAACAAAGTGTTTATTTATGAAGTGCGTCAGCAAGAACTTTTTGAAAAAATGAAAGTATTATCATCAAACGGATTGGAAATTCAAATTGATGCTTCGGCTTGGTACCAACCGGTAACGAGAAATTTGGGTAAACTTCATCAAACCTTGGGGCAAGATTATTTACAACGTGTTATTCAGCCATCCATTCGAAGTGCTGCACGAAGTGTGGTAGGTCGTTACACGCCAGAGCAATTATATTCTAGTAAACGTGATGCCATTCAAGATGAAATTTTTCTTGAAACAAAAAAGATATTAGAAAAGCAATATGTGCAACTTAATGAAGTTTTGGTAAGAGATGTTACTTTACCAAATACTATAAAAGATGCGATTGAACGCAAATTGAAACAAGAGCAAGAATCGTTAGAATATGAATTTAGATTGGTTACTGCCGAAAAAGAAGCAGAAAAAGTTAGAATTGAAGCACAAGGTAAAGCCGATGCTAACCGCATTTTAAGTGCTTCATTAAACAGTATGATTTTGCAAGATAAAGGTATCGATGCCACTTTAAAGTTATCGGAATCACCTAACAGTAAAGTAATTGTTATTGGTTCTGGCGATGGCGGATTACCTATTATTTTAGGGAATCAGTAA
- the fabG gene encoding 3-oxoacyl-[acyl-carrier-protein] reductase, with protein sequence MKILEGKTAIITGASRGIGRGIAQVFAQHGANIAFTYSSSVEAANELEKELIALGVKAKGYKSNAASFDEAHKLAEEVAAEFGSIDVLVNNAGITKDNLLMRISEDDFDTVIEVNLKSVFNMTKAVQKNMLKQRKGSIINMSSVVGVKGNAGQTNYAASKAGIIGFSKSVALELGSRNIRSNVVAPGFIETEMTAKLDEEVVKGWRAGIPLKRGGTPEDVANVCVFLASDMSAYVTGQTLNVDGGMLT encoded by the coding sequence ATGAAGATTTTAGAAGGAAAAACTGCAATTATTACAGGAGCAAGCCGAGGCATTGGTAGAGGTATCGCACAAGTTTTTGCACAACACGGTGCTAACATTGCTTTTACTTATAGTTCGTCTGTAGAAGCTGCAAATGAATTAGAAAAAGAATTAATCGCTTTAGGAGTTAAAGCAAAAGGATATAAAAGTAATGCCGCTAGTTTCGATGAGGCTCATAAATTAGCCGAAGAAGTAGCTGCAGAATTTGGTAGCATCGATGTGTTGGTAAACAATGCAGGAATTACTAAAGATAATTTATTAATGCGTATTAGTGAAGACGATTTTGATACCGTAATTGAGGTAAACTTAAAATCTGTTTTCAACATGACGAAGGCTGTACAAAAAAACATGCTAAAACAACGTAAAGGCTCAATTATTAATATGAGTTCTGTAGTTGGTGTTAAAGGAAATGCGGGTCAAACCAATTATGCGGCTTCTAAGGCAGGTATTATTGGATTCTCTAAATCGGTGGCATTAGAATTAGGTTCTCGAAATATTAGAAGTAACGTGGTCGCTCCAGGTTTTATTGAAACCGAAATGACCGCTAAGTTAGATGAAGAGGTTGTAAAAGGATGGCGTGCAGGAATTCCTTTAAAACGTGGTGGTACTCCAGAAGATGTTGCTAATGTTTGTGTGTTTTTAGCAAGCGACATGAGTGCGTATGTTACGGGCCAAACCTTAAACGTTGATGGTGGTATGTTAACTTAA